Genomic window (Lawsonia intracellularis PHE/MN1-00):
AACAACTATTATTCCTATAACTTTAGTCGCATTTCTAGATAGAATAACAGATGCTTTAAATAATAAACTAAATATAATGAAAGGAAGTATAAACAATATAATAGACTTTATACTTAAGCTAATAGAATATAAAAGTTGCTTTATATATAAAGGGATAATAGGGCTTAGTAAAACTATAAATATAATCATTATTGCCATAATAAAAGGCATCTTACGAAACATATTTCCCCCTTTGGAAATATTTATTATTTACGTGTAAAATATGGAAAAATTAAATAGTTTTAGGAATGATAAAAGACGCTTACCGGCATAAGCCGGTAGTTTTTATAAAAAAAAGAGGAATAATATTACATAAAGGGAAAAACATCTGTTAACCTACTATTATACTAAAAACATCTTTCTTAAAGGAGCATAAACATAAAAGAATGTCAAAAGCTTTTTCAAAAAAAAATTTGAAACTTACTGTCTAATATTATTAAATCTATTCACAGTTAAAACTCTTATATATACTTTTATATTTTTTATAACTAAATATAATCCATCACAAAATATAAAGGATATAACTGTTAAGTAGAATAAAACAATATTTTCCCATCATCACAAACTATGTATTGATAAAATTAGTTGTAAAAATTTAACTTCCCCTATTTTAAAAAACTCCTGACAAAACAATATAAGGCATCAAAAAACTACTAAGCAATGCCATCCTTTTCTTAAAAAGAAGAAAAAAGTTCTCTTTATATCTAATTAAATTAACAAAAAATTTTTTAATTATTTCTTATTGTCTTATTCCCATTGGTTATACACAGTTATTAAATTCTATAGAATTATATATGAATAGTTATCAATTTATAATTGCTACCTGTACCTATTAATATATATCTATGTAAACTAATTAATAACTATTCATCAACTATATGTAAGTTAATCACTAATAATTCCTAACTAACACTAAATGTTGGATAGAAAGTATAACCTTTCTATTTCAATTCCCCATAAATTAATATAAGCTGATTCTAACTGAGAATATATTGATATTTCTTATCAAATCAATATGATAGTATCATATGTATTATAAATATTATATAATGTGTTAGGGATGAAAATGTGCTTATCTTAAAAATTAGTGCTAACTAAGATAGGTTACTGAGAACCTATAATATAACTTTTCTACATATAAACATAAAAGATTACTTTTTTAGTTGGGAATAGTGTTGGGATACATAAAAAATTTATAATTAGACTTTTTAAAAATTTACTAATAATATAAATAGTTAGAAAATATATTATGTAACTATATCGTTGGATTAAGAATCCAAGAATACAATTAGCTAACTATATACAATATATCATCTAGATAGATAATTTTTAATGAAGCCACTCCCGCAGTATATATTTTACCCAATCATATTCCCTTCCCAACGGTTACTTAAAAAGCCTCTCATTCATTATCACCTTCTACTTCAAAAATATCAGTTACATACTGTAGTAATAATACATTCCTATCATTATACATCCCACTAATACGACTTAACACTTCATCTATATTTTTAAAATATACTCAAAGCCCATATTATACTTCAATAAATATATACCATACGTTAAAGCAAATAACTATTTATTTATATAAAAAGTAGTTACTTTTAGTTAGCAATAATATACAATGTTTTTATTCTATAAACAGTTTGTTAGATGATGTTATTTAATAAAATTATATTAGTTGAATATGTAGATAACGGCATAAAAATACAGCAAGTATAATTGATAGATACATAAAAAAGACAGATGTTATTTATTGAAGAGAACTACATATCGATATCTAGACTAATAAAAACGGTCAACATGTTTCAATACTAGAAATAATCATTAATAATGTTCTATTTGTAAAGATTGAAACAGAAGACACCTCTGAAGCTCCAAATGAAATTTTAATACACTATGCCTTTCATCCCCCTACCATGGGAGTAAATTCTATCCCTTTTTGGTTAGAAAACTTATTTAACTATATTTTGTTTACTTATTCTTTTCTCATATTTTTTTGTATACAATTCTATAGCGTTTTTAATATCTTCCTCCTGTGATTCTAAGTACGAATCTATTATATGTATAATAAACTTTTTAATTGTTGAATAATCCCAATTGCAAGCGCTCTAATAGTTTCTATTTGTGACTTATAAACAGCAAAGGTTATTTTTTATTTCTTCTTCTGAATTAAAATTGATTTTCCCCCTTTCTCACTGTTTAAGCTCACCTTCATCTATAATCTCACTTTCTTTATCTTTTAATGTATCAGATGAAAGATTTTAAATTCTCAAGAGTTAAATAACGTATGTAAAAAAATACAATAGAGCTTATTCTAGCCATTTTTATATTATATAAGATACATAATTTTGTTATACTTTTTACATAAATGACTACTGACAGTAATCATTAGTGACATTTTCTTTTTTTTCATGTAATAATTAACCTAACTTATAGATTTCTTAGGGGAGAAGTAATGATGTTAGGTCGCATGTTAGGTAGTCTATTAGGAAAATTTTTTGATAAAGTTTTTCCTGACCGCTCAACACATTGAAGTTCAAAGTACAGTTAATGAAGCAGAGCTTTAAGGTATACTTACTTCTATCCTTAGTTTATGAAGAAACTTTTTAGGATGGGTTTTGGCCATTGCTTTTTCCTGGGAAGAAATAGGGCAACTCATGGTCATACCAGTGTTTCTCCTGATATAGGGAATAAACTCTTAAAATTTCAATTAAAGCAGATTAGCACATTATTGCTAGGAAAATGTTAAGGTTAGGATGGTAAAGTATGGATGAAAAAACAGGAACAATGTGGTCTAAAGTTAAGTATGGATTAGGGAAAGTGTTCATAGGTCTTTCTGTCTATTTAGTTGTTTCTGTAGTCACAGCATTATTCACCAATCTCATCTTATTAAATCGTATGGATGAACGTGTTCAAGCTATAGAGTATTCTTATAAGCAACAGGACAAAAATTTTGCAAGTGATTTACGGAGTTATGAGTCTTGGTTGAAAGCAATTACACAAAAGGTAGATGTATTACAACCACGTGTGATCCAAGTAGAAGCTAGAGTTGAGTATACACAACACTGTCTTGAAGAATTAAAAAAGAGGTTGAATTGATATAGGTTGAAAGTAGTTTGAAAATGCTACGAAAAAATGTGTTAAGGTAGTCTTTGTAATGTATTGGTGGCGTGTAAATTCCCAATAGAATAGAGTTGTTACTGTTTATTATCAATCATCTGATCTAGTTGCATATGAGTATCCCTTTGATTCATATGTAACTTATTTTCAAAGACTCCTCATAGACAAAAAGTCTATGAAAATATCTTCAAAAAAGAAGGTGTTTTTTAGAAAATTTATTATTAAACGTATCCTCCCTCTTTGTACTTTAGAGCTTAAGGGTAAAAATATATTATATGATACTGTCCCCCGTAAGTCTCTTAGTATAATTTTTTGAATTTGATTGAGGATAAAGTCAAGATATTATAATTGGTGGTGACATGAAAGAGATTATAAATGGCCTTTTAAGCCTTATTGTTTTATTGATTTGTTCTCCGATCTTATTAATATCTATACTTATTTTTTTATTGGCTTATTTTTAATATTTTTTTCTGTTGGAATAATATCAATTTCAAATATTATTTTGGAACATTTTCAAAAATCAGGATAGCTGTGACAGATTATACAAAGAACTATCTTCGTGCAAAGAATAAATATTTTCTGGAATGTGTTAGACAGTCTAAAAAAAAAAAAAGCAACATATCAGACCAAATAATAATCATATTTCACTAGCTTTCCTGTCTGTTGAAATTCTTTCTTCTTTGTAAGAACAGATCCATAAGAAGAATCCTCAAGCTCATAAAATAATTGCTGTACATGCTTTTCAACTTCTTCCTGTGTTTTTACTTCTCCTCTTTTAATTTGTTCTGCACCTTCATATTTAATATAGCTACAATATAAACATTATTGCTTATAAGTAAAAGTTTTAAAAGGATTATAAGATATTAGACATAGCTATATTACCAAAACAACCTGAAAGTATGACTTTGCCTTTTACTACAACTGGTTATTATACAGGAGTTAGCCCTGCTGAGAACGACAGATATACAGCTGATAATTCCCTTCTGTTGAGTCTACATGAGATGGTAATTGACCAAAATGGACAGGTAATACATGAATCTAAAGAAAGATTCTTATGCTCAAGAAAACTGACCTAAGGGGGCAACCTATAAAAATTTGTCTCTTATATGGGAGCAAGCATAGAGCATTACTAGGGGGAGCTATAACAAGCCAAATAAAGAACAAAAAGATATATTAACAAAACAAATAAATAAAATGCTGTTAAAATTGTAGGATATAAATATTGATATTCGCTAGTTAGAGAGGAAAGTGATTAGAATAACAGTAATAAATAATGATAACAGCAAGTTACAAGAGTTAAATAGAAATGAAGAGGTTATTAATAAACTAAATGTATTATGATTTTAACTGATTAATAAAACTAAATAATAAATTATACTATAAAGTTATCTAACGGTTTATAATACGTTTGTAATAATCTTTATAAGTTTGATAATTCATAATAAGAACTAAAAAAAATTATTATCGTATAATTTATTATTTAACTTTGAATAAATACAATACCTGTTATCTAACAACTTAATTGTCTTTTTGTATAATTTTTTATTGTTTTTATAGATATTAAATAGTTACTTATTATAATAAGTTGTTTTATATACTTTCTAGTTATTCAATAGTAGCTATTGCTATATTTAATATAATAGTATTATTGACTTAATAAGTAATATATAATATTATTTGATATATTTTAATCTAGTTCTAGTCAATAAAAAATCTTTAACAACGCACTAGAGTAACTAGTAAAATCTGACACCAAACAAGTGTTAATTACTTAACTAGCTAAGCTAGTTAGATAGTTTTTTGTGCTTTTGGTAACACTAAATTAAATAAAATGACACCATAAGAAATAATATATATCCTTTTCTTCTTTTTTAGAAAGAAGAAGTTTTTAACGATAGTAAAACTATTTATTATTAATACTAACTATAATTAATCTATTATTAAGATATAACAAAATATTATACATTTTTTTTTATAAAAACTAGGTTAGATTTATAAATCTATATAAGTATGATTCATCTATTTAAAGATATTAATAAACATTTTTTTACAATTAGTTTAATATACACATATATATATATAAGCATAATTATACATAATATAAAAAGTATAGTTAATATAGCTATATTATCTATGTTTTCTATTCTTATATGTTATACAAATGCTTTTTGTATAAATAATACAAAAGAATCTGGTGGATTAATTAAGCATAATGTACGAGCCCAAATAGCAGAAGAAAGAAAAAAGGCAAAAGCAGAAGGACGACTTGAAGAATTCGAAAAAAATTTGAAAGCAAAAAGAGCCGAAGAACAAAAACAAAGAGTCGCAGCTTGGAAAGCAAAAAAAAGGGAAGAAAAAAAATTATCACAAACAGAAGAAGAAAGAAAAAAAAGCGAAGCACATAGAAAAGGACAATTAAAACGCATTGAAAGAAGGCAAGAAGTTAACAAACGGATAGAAATAGCCATCAGAGAAGGGAACGAAGATGAAGTTCGGAGAACAATTTCTCAAGAAGAAATACAAATCAAAAAAGAAAGAGATTTAAAATATAAAGAAGAAAAAAAAGCTAAAATATTGATAAAAAATCCTCCACTAACAGAATTTGAAAAACTACGTAGAGTAGCTATTAGTGAAACTCAAACTGAACGTCATGCAAATGATAAAATATTAGCTAAAAAAGAAGAGGAATTAATAAAAATTGAGTCAGCTGATATTGTTAAAGAAAAAATCAAAAGAGAAAAGTTACAACGTATTAAACAAAATAGAGCAAGATGGAGTTCAAAAAATAGAGAAACTAAAAGAGCAGAACTATCTGAAGAGGAGAGAAAAAAATCAGAAGCACGTAGTCAGGGACAAAAAGAACGCCAACAGCAACATAAAGAAATAAAGAAAAAGCTTCAAAAAGCATTGAAAGAAGGAAAGTTAGAGGAGGTAAAAAAGGAAATAGAGCTTAGTAAGTTAGAAAGAAAAAAATTTTTAAAAAACAGACAATTAATACGTAATGCGACAAAACATGCAGAAAAACAAATGGCAATGTGGTTATCTTTACCAGAAGATGAAAAAAATCGTAGGATGAAAATTAGTCAACGGTGCTCAGAATATCATTCTTCCATGAAAAAAATAAGGAAAAAGTCTAAATCTGCTGAAGAGTCAGGGTGTATGGAACAATTTTTAGAAGCTTTTAGTGAAGAATTACAACTTAAGGAGGAGACAGTTAAAAGGAAAAAGAAAATACAAAAAGAACAAAAAAAGAAAAAGAAAAAAGAAAAGCAGTCAAAAAAACAAAATATAGATACAGGTCAAGAACCAGAGCCTCCATTAATGGAGGATGAGTATTGTTTTCTTTTAGGTGATCTTCAACCATCTTTTTTACCATCTGAAGAAATACTCTTAGAGCCAGATCAAACTTTTCTATTAGATTTAGAAACAATTGATCCATCAAGCTTAGATCTACAAATTTTTCAGGAAGAAAGTACTAGTACATATAGGGAAATCGCTTTTAGTAATAGTAATTCTGAGGGTGATAACTCTAATAATATACCTTCTCTAAAAGACAATGCATTACAACAATCAGAAGAAATACAATGTACAGAGACAGCTATTTCTGAATGTAATAATACTATTAAAGAGTTAGATTTGATAGAAGGAGATTCTATATCTTCTCAGCAACCTAAGGGGAAACAGTCTTCATTAACAGCAAGTATTGTAATAAATCAAACTCATAGTAACGAATTACAAATATTATCTTATATTGATGGGTATAATAAAAAATCACAACTATCTTCTTTAAAAAGTTTACAAAATCTTTTTTATAGTCCTAAGGAACAAATGTTAGCTAGGCTAAAAACTTTTGTTTTACAGAGTAGCTTTATGCCAAGTGATGTTAACTATTATGAATATGATAGTGAAGATAGTACCAATACAATGCTACAATATCCAACTATGCTTTCTAACATAGTTAAAA
Coding sequences:
- a CDS encoding autotransporter outer membrane beta-barrel domain-containing protein, whose amino-acid sequence is MFSILICYTNAFCINNTKESGGLIKHNVRAQIAEERKKAKAEGRLEEFEKNLKAKRAEEQKQRVAAWKAKKREEKKLSQTEEERKKSEAHRKGQLKRIERRQEVNKRIEIAIREGNEDEVRRTISQEEIQIKKERDLKYKEEKKAKILIKNPPLTEFEKLRRVAISETQTERHANDKILAKKEEELIKIESADIVKEKIKREKLQRIKQNRARWSSKNRETKRAELSEEERKKSEARSQGQKERQQQHKEIKKKLQKALKEGKLEEVKKEIELSKLERKKFLKNRQLIRNATKHAEKQMAMWLSLPEDEKNRRMKISQRCSEYHSSMKKIRKKSKSAEESGCMEQFLEAFSEELQLKEETVKRKKKIQKEQKKKKKKEKQSKKQNIDTGQEPEPPLMEDEYCFLLGDLQPSFLPSEEILLEPDQTFLLDLETIDPSSLDLQIFQEESTSTYREIAFSNSNSEGDNSNNIPSLKDNALQQSEEIQCTETAISECNNTIKELDLIEGDSISSQQPKGKQSSLTASIVINQTHSNELQILSYIDGYNKKSQLSSLKSLQNLFYSPKEQMLARLKTFVLQSSFMPSDVNYYEYDSEDSTNTMLQYPTMLSNIVKNSCSNLKQYNFFGYSKNNSKNLELKPYSYQIGIITNIKSGLSLSLAYNRDKDKISSFSHMIMESFCSPAQSTISSDCLSSLFIWDPSYSGFKGYIVSAYGWGQMKNIRYAIHNKKEICTKGETTVTIYGSLYRLGYTFPLGKSIMFTPYIENSFVQIAWESYNEHFGVLPCKISSYKEKMYERNIGVHISWTDNDCSLLQAWTVINNKRHISSKIEAIPLSSPKSFFYLSQIPKNKKEYTQKEIGISYKRKIIEEMAITFDSKFFYAKHNNGKEVECSIHYIF